One window from the genome of Mumia sp. ZJ1417 encodes:
- a CDS encoding SHOCT domain-containing protein, with amino-acid sequence MDSVTNDFGDVLLWSFWFFIWIAAFMVWVRCLFDMFGDHTLSGWAKAGWAVLLIFVPWVGALIYLIARGRSMTERQQAKAQELQAAQADYIKQVASTSTSATDQIASAKALLDSGAIDQGEYETLKAKALA; translated from the coding sequence ATGGACTCCGTGACCAATGACTTCGGAGATGTCCTTCTCTGGTCCTTCTGGTTCTTCATCTGGATCGCCGCATTCATGGTGTGGGTCCGGTGCCTGTTCGACATGTTCGGCGACCACACGCTCAGCGGCTGGGCGAAGGCCGGATGGGCAGTGCTCCTCATCTTCGTGCCCTGGGTCGGCGCTCTGATCTACCTCATCGCACGCGGCCGAAGCATGACCGAACGGCAGCAGGCCAAGGCCCAGGAGCTCCAAGCCGCCCAAGCCGACTACATCAAGCAGGTTGCCAGCACCTCGACGTCGGCAACCGACCAGATCGCCAGCGCCAAGGCGCTCCTCGACTCCGGCGCCATCGACCAGGGCGAGTACGAGACCTTGAAGGCCAAGGCCCTCGCGTGA
- a CDS encoding DUF1269 domain-containing protein, with protein MSDDSNTPDPDINAAVVSDGAYTLLVADFSDTSAAWEAYETLKATEDGRTVEIEGVVVVTRSAEGKLAVQKATDHSTKTGLKWGVVGGIALGVIFPPSILGTAVVGGSAGALVGKLRQRHHHGELEQQLENAIPPGHSGLLALVSDPGAVKIRKALERADAIIESAIDTVEADDIKAAAKQAQQDE; from the coding sequence ATGTCGGACGACAGCAACACCCCCGACCCTGACATCAACGCGGCCGTCGTCTCCGACGGCGCCTACACCCTCCTCGTCGCAGACTTCAGTGACACCAGCGCGGCATGGGAGGCGTACGAAACCCTCAAGGCCACCGAAGACGGCCGCACTGTCGAGATCGAGGGCGTGGTCGTGGTGACCCGCTCGGCCGAGGGCAAGCTGGCAGTACAGAAGGCAACCGACCACAGCACGAAGACCGGGCTCAAGTGGGGCGTGGTCGGGGGCATTGCGCTCGGCGTGATCTTCCCGCCATCGATCCTCGGGACCGCGGTCGTCGGCGGATCCGCGGGCGCCCTCGTCGGCAAGCTGCGTCAGCGCCACCACCACGGCGAGCTCGAGCAGCAGCTCGAGAACGCCATCCCGCCCGGACACTCCGGCCTGCTCGCGCTCGTCTCCGACCCCGGCGCCGTCAAGATCCGGAAGGCTCTCGAGCGGGCCGACGCCATCATCGAGTCCGCCATCGACACGGTCGAGGCTGATGACATCAAGGCGGCGGCCAAGCAGGCCCAGCAGGATGAATGA
- a CDS encoding GNAT family N-acetyltransferase: MPDVIPVPAEPADATAVRELVRSAYAPYVPRMGQEPAPMNADYARDIEDGDVHVVREAGELVAVVVTRGGGDHLLVENIAVVPARQSRGLGRGILAWTEARATSRGYDEVRLYTHETMVENIAFYQRHGFEITRVAAEDPFRRVHMRKVCAAR, encoded by the coding sequence GTGCCTGACGTGATTCCCGTACCCGCCGAGCCTGCGGACGCGACGGCCGTACGCGAGCTGGTGCGCAGCGCGTACGCGCCGTACGTCCCGCGCATGGGGCAGGAGCCGGCACCGATGAACGCCGACTACGCGCGTGACATCGAGGACGGGGACGTCCACGTCGTACGCGAGGCCGGCGAGCTCGTCGCTGTTGTCGTGACCCGCGGGGGAGGCGACCACCTCCTGGTCGAGAACATCGCGGTCGTACCTGCGCGGCAGTCGCGGGGACTCGGCCGCGGGATCTTGGCCTGGACCGAGGCCCGCGCGACGAGTCGCGGGTACGACGAGGTCCGCCTCTACACCCACGAGACGATGGTCGAGAACATCGCCTTCTATCAGCGGCACGGTTTCGAGATCACGCGCGTTGCTGCGGAAGACCCGTTCCGGCGGGTGCACATGCGGAAGGTGTGCGCGGCTCGCTGA
- a CDS encoding DoxX family protein: MTIEMNVVLWIATGLLAVVALVGGVTKTFVPKERLAAQHGGEWTADASVGFVKTLGVLELLAAVGLVLPALVGAAPVLVPVTAACWVVLMVGAMITHGRLGQSSLVVLTGGYLALAAFIAWGRFGSYPLVS; the protein is encoded by the coding sequence ATGACCATCGAGATGAACGTGGTGTTGTGGATCGCCACCGGTCTGCTGGCCGTGGTCGCCTTGGTCGGCGGCGTGACCAAGACCTTCGTCCCCAAGGAGAGGCTGGCCGCGCAGCACGGCGGCGAATGGACCGCTGACGCGAGCGTCGGCTTCGTCAAGACGCTCGGTGTCCTCGAGCTTCTTGCCGCCGTGGGCCTCGTCCTGCCCGCCCTTGTCGGTGCTGCGCCGGTGCTCGTACCCGTGACTGCAGCCTGCTGGGTCGTCCTCATGGTCGGCGCGATGATCACTCACGGCCGTTTGGGGCAATCCTCGCTCGTCGTGCTCACCGGGGGCTACCTCGCCCTCGCGGCCTTCATCGCGTGGGGTCGCTTCGGGTCCTACCCGCTCGTGAGCTGA
- a CDS encoding DUF1838 family protein, translating to MTSFVPLDLAASPRDNLYAFGKTWGTFGEDPLISTFHGTMYASIGTSRQQPLFGYAGTGITKVRFVGEGADERLQMRGKETGFFYDLRTGEVIETWDNPFTGETVDVFPFLNDKIGGELTLEMPRLFVGDAEEHGVAMNENVDASDDGSLPFLLPWAVYGDEVLLEWDYAHEYPNPVTPSGWPRSSTGATINPSEHFVIYTSKRELEDRDLASAHFRAGFSRVSPFWPWMRMGGSGLEGGVMTGRLHSRKTIRGLDDVPPKIRAYTEKHHPEFFEAPEGWDVSGPILSSWEAYARDTPREA from the coding sequence GTGACCAGCTTCGTACCGCTCGACCTGGCCGCATCACCGCGAGACAACCTGTACGCGTTCGGCAAGACGTGGGGGACCTTCGGCGAGGACCCTTTGATCTCGACGTTCCACGGCACGATGTACGCCTCGATTGGGACGTCGAGGCAGCAGCCGTTGTTCGGGTACGCCGGCACCGGGATCACGAAGGTTCGCTTCGTCGGCGAGGGCGCGGACGAGCGGCTGCAGATGCGCGGCAAGGAGACCGGGTTCTTCTACGACCTGCGGACGGGTGAGGTCATCGAGACCTGGGACAACCCGTTCACCGGTGAGACCGTCGACGTCTTCCCGTTCCTCAACGACAAGATCGGCGGCGAGCTGACCCTCGAGATGCCGAGGCTGTTCGTCGGTGACGCCGAGGAGCACGGCGTCGCGATGAACGAGAACGTCGATGCCTCCGACGACGGGTCGTTGCCGTTCCTCCTTCCGTGGGCGGTGTACGGGGACGAGGTGCTGCTGGAGTGGGACTACGCTCACGAATATCCGAACCCGGTCACGCCGTCGGGTTGGCCGCGCTCGTCGACGGGCGCGACGATCAATCCGTCGGAGCACTTCGTCATCTACACGTCCAAGCGTGAGCTGGAGGACCGCGACCTCGCCTCGGCGCACTTCCGTGCTGGCTTCTCGCGGGTCTCGCCGTTCTGGCCGTGGATGCGGATGGGCGGCTCGGGACTCGAGGGCGGTGTGATGACCGGGCGCTTGCACAGCCGCAAGACGATCCGCGGGCTCGACGACGTGCCGCCCAAGATCCGTGCGTACACCGAGAAGCACCACCCGGAGTTCTTCGAGGCGCCGGAGGGCTGGGACGTGTCCGGCCCGATCCTGTCGTCGTGGGAGGCGTACGCCCGCGACACCCCGCGCGAGGCGTAG
- a CDS encoding helix-turn-helix transcriptional regulator, with the protein MLRIHFSELDLARTRVTAQPDPMWEIASSLHRFQTRRGRWAHERWHKHALHSLRDTALGRTVRTLLMPLYPRAQYFPDFLTPGEGADSLDAGLDAILALPESQVTQEISRLDLRKGNGPMLRALAEPRERRVLTETLRAYHQVVIEPVASEMQALLDGERAVRSRHLLDGGVDGLLRGLGPAFRWQPPVLSVLDHIDDRDVHLGGRGLRLVPSYFCWHQPVTFADPSLPQVLVYPLPRTAADHVAAYPERALAALIGGSRALVLAACAAGATTSEIARRLGISAATVSYHTRTLREAGLISSRRDTDSVMHSVTQLGIELMRQTR; encoded by the coding sequence GTGCTTCGCATCCACTTCAGTGAGCTCGATCTTGCCCGGACCAGGGTCACCGCCCAACCCGACCCGATGTGGGAGATCGCCTCGAGCCTGCACCGATTCCAGACTCGCCGGGGGCGCTGGGCGCACGAGCGCTGGCACAAGCACGCCCTTCATTCGCTGCGCGACACCGCACTCGGTCGCACCGTCCGCACTCTGCTCATGCCGCTGTACCCGCGGGCCCAGTACTTCCCGGACTTCCTCACTCCTGGGGAGGGCGCGGACAGCCTCGACGCAGGGCTCGACGCGATCCTCGCCCTCCCGGAGAGCCAGGTCACCCAAGAGATCTCACGGCTCGATCTCCGCAAGGGAAACGGGCCGATGCTGCGTGCTCTCGCGGAGCCGCGAGAGCGACGTGTCCTGACCGAGACGCTGCGTGCCTACCACCAGGTCGTGATCGAGCCGGTCGCCAGCGAGATGCAAGCCCTGCTCGACGGCGAGCGGGCGGTGCGCTCTCGCCATCTGCTGGATGGGGGAGTGGATGGCCTTCTCCGAGGTCTAGGCCCAGCGTTCCGCTGGCAGCCGCCGGTTCTCAGCGTCCTCGACCACATCGACGATCGCGATGTCCACCTCGGCGGACGCGGGCTTCGCCTCGTCCCTTCGTACTTCTGCTGGCACCAGCCAGTCACCTTCGCAGACCCGTCGCTGCCGCAGGTCCTCGTCTATCCGCTGCCGCGTACTGCTGCGGACCACGTCGCGGCTTACCCGGAGCGGGCGCTTGCTGCCCTCATCGGTGGCAGCCGCGCTCTCGTGCTGGCGGCCTGCGCGGCCGGCGCCACCACCTCCGAGATCGCGCGCCGGCTGGGGATTTCGGCCGCGACGGTCAGCTATCACACTCGTACGCTGCGCGAGGCCGGGCTGATCAGCAGTCGGCGCGACACCGACTCCGTGATGCACTCCGTCACCCAGCTCGGCATCGAGCTGATGCGCCAGACCCGTTGA